From a region of the Epinephelus fuscoguttatus linkage group LG21, E.fuscoguttatus.final_Chr_v1 genome:
- the zgc:194621 gene encoding uncharacterized protein zgc:194621, with amino-acid sequence MPATKVIKPEPVEAARKTLEKTKPVKVRAVNGGQSELKVPAVRKSRASSCPRCPQRDRCERRTGPQGAAVQRSCDRRTRSSSTAPKPSTNCSRTNPDYQRATNSVIHAAVNPKCREMTACQREQRGVRAETRHASQSHKAFTIIPPNPKKRREIQRKAEAELAALEELRLSRAMAYVSINPSSVGGCMSLEEVRLKQQQEMMQAKRKQKPMKKQVMEQTSVLKC; translated from the exons ATGCCAGCCACAAAAGTTATTAAGCCAGAACCAGTGGAAGCTGCGAGAAAGACCCTCGAGAAAACCAAACCGGTGAAGGTACGGGCGGTTAACGGAGGACAAAGTGAACTCAAAGTACCGGCTGTGCGTAAAAGTCGCGCGTCGAGCTGCCCGAGGTGTCCGCAGCGGGACAGGTGTGAGCGTCGCACCGGACCGCAGGGCGCCGCAGTCCAAAGAAGCTGTGATAGGAGGACCAGGTCCAGCTCCACCGCCCCCAAACCGTCCACAAACTGCTCCAGGACAAACCCGGACTATCAGAGGGCGACCAACTCTGTGATACATGCTGCCGTTAACCCAAAATGCCGGGAGATGACCGCCTGTCAGAGGGAGCAGCGGGGGGTCAGGGCTGAGACGAGGCACGCAAGTCAGAG TCACAAAGCTTTCACCATCATCCCCCCGAACCCcaagaaaagaagagagatCCAGAGAA AGGCGGAGGCGGAGCTCGCCGCATTAGAGGAGCTTCGTCTGAGCAGAGCAATGGCTTATGTCTCCATTAACCCCAGCAGTGTTG gTGGCTGTATGAGTCTGGAGGAAGTGCGcttgaagcagcagcaggaaatgaTGCAAGCCAAGAGGAAACAGAAACCG aTGAAGAAACAAGTGATGGAGCAAACATCTGTACTGAAATGCTAA